The DNA region ATTCAGTTATCGCAGTTAGTGATAGTTGGTGGCTACTAGATGTTTATAGCAAGTTGGCACTCTTAGTTGAAGCTAGCTATTTATACTATTAATTGTAACTAAAGCAATATGTGATCTCTCATTCTATTCTATTGAATAAGCAATAGTAAGTTCTCTGttggatttgaatcttctaaagtttgaatttcactttagataTAATCTTTTACCTTGAataatttctctttcatatttattattagacTCACCTATGAAATTAATGGTTAAAATTCATACTTTACTCTCTAATGTGAAATTCAAACTCAAACTTCAGAATTAAAATCattcatattatatataatgcTGATTGACGATAGATTAAATTAACGGCTATATTTACTATGAGGATTCAGGTGTCATATGAGGAATCAATACAACAAATTCATTTTACATGAACAGAACCCAACTCACTCCTAACGTAATTATTAATTGACAAGCACTTAGATAATAGCTAAACACTTGAGACAATCCACTATTACATTTCATCACTTTAGATTTGTTCCCTCATCAAGGAAAAGGTGCCCTGAGTATCATCTCAGTATCCACAATGTCAATGGCAAACCCTTTGCCATGCTGCTTCCAATAATCAGCGAAAGGGCTAATCATCTCAGGCTCAGGGATCTCAAGCCTTGAGGTCTTATAGCTGTCTGAGGCAACATGATACTTTGCATCCCTCTGATGCACCAGATCTGGCCTCACCAGCCCAGGCCTCACCCCTTGTGGTGACATCATTAGTGCTGGTGCACCCAGTGGAACCCTATCTCCTGCACCAATAATAACACATAAAACTAAGCTTAATTAAACTCCAACAATATAATAACACAAAGATTGTTAACCTCTATCGGCCTGCCAAGTACACCAGAATTTTCCATAGGATTTAGCAAGGTTTTCAAGCTCAGGCATGGCAATCATCTCTGGAACTCTTGGGCTTATTAATAGACCCAACTTGACCTGCACCATCCAAATCAGTCtaagataaaatatttatgacacaagaaaaaaaaaaaaaaacagagaataaAGTGAAAAACCTCATAAGCATGAGAGTGCCAAAGCTTCTTTTCCTCGTCAGGCAGATCTTCAAAGATTCTATCAGAAATAATGTACTCCACACCTGGCACAAATTCATATGGAGTGAGCGAGTTAGTTTTAATAACAAGAAGAAACACGCATGGGAAGTGAGGGAATAATTAGACCAAGGAGGCGGGCGTTGGCGTCGTCGGAGTCGTAGACGGCGCACTGGAGGAAGTCCTGGTTGAGGCGGGAGCAGTAGTGGTGAGTCTCGATCTGGCGAGACATGTCGTGGCTGTAGATGGCGAAGGAGCAGACATGCTGGCTGAACTGTTTCACGGGTTTGAGGGACTGAAGCATCATGGCGCCCTTGTCTAACATGTGCTGTCCCACGCTCATGGATTGCCCCGGTGGTGTGGGGCCCGCTGACTTGTCCGCCGAAGCCATTATTGTTGTGTTGGAAGAGATGAGAGTGAATTGGAAGTGATatagaggaaggagaaggggaCGTGGTAGGCATGCAAGGTGCATTACGTGGCTTAGACTTGTTAATTACTTGTCAGGTTATGTTGCCATTTGTGAAGCTTTGGGAACTTGGAGACCTTTACATAACCACAAAAAACTTTATCAACTTTGAAAATAAAGTGTCTCattcttttatctttaattttataaataggatcaaaaataaatataaaagaaataataaaaaattagatttaacACTAAATATCATCTAATATTTTTACTTACACTTgtcaatagttttttttttctctttaccaATAGGTTTAAGTAtgtgatttataaaaaaaaattaactttcacAAATTtcaaaatgaataatatatacataatatgaagacaaaatcataacaaaaaaacACTGAATGTAGATAGAAAAAAGATTAGAATGGAGATTAATTTCTCTCAAAAGGTATGGAGTGGATAGTAAGATCCATATGTGGATTGTGAAAATCTTGAGACAAAAAGCCTCCAAATTGTGAGGAATAGAAAGAGGCTCAGAAAGCAACCAACAATTATTTACTCCTTATGATAACCCatctttattactttttttttcttcttccttgaaaacaATAATCATTCCTTTGATTTTGCATTGTCATCTGGCACTATAGGTTGTTGAGGCCGGTACTTGTACATCTTTGAAACAAACAAATAGATTATGAAGTTGATGAAGCTCACCACAGATAGGAACAAGTAGAAAAGGTTTAGATGGTTTCTGTTAATGTTGTTCCCTGCTAACCATCCCCTACTATTAGTGTGATGCTTGGTTGCACCATTCACACATTTCACCACAATAGTACTTAGAAAATACCCGAGTGCCATTGAAGTCCAGAGGAAGCATGTTGATGTAGATTTAAGCCCTTTTGGTGCTTCTGAATAGAAAAACTGAAGCAACCCCACATAGGTAAACATGTCAGCTATGCCAAATATGAAGTATTGAAAAGAAAGCCAGAATGTGCTTATTGGCAATGGCTGAAGTACTGGTATAGCATCAAGCATGTTATGGTCTCTTGCGACTTGTTTTCTCTTCACTTCCATTATTGAAGCCGCTGCCATTGATATGCAAGAGAGTACTAGACCTACTCCTATGCGCTGCAAGTGCGTGACTCCAGTGGGAATACCGGTGAATCTGCGCAGAAGAGGCACAAAGATGCGGTCGTAGATTGGAACAATTATGATTAAGAACGTGACTGGGATGATTGGGAGGGATGCTGGTGGGATGTGGAAATTATTGATGAATCTGGTGTCCATTGTATAGCCTTGTTGGATAGAAAATGTTTGGAGTTGAGCCAGGCAAAGGGTCATTATGATTGTGCAGCAGAAAATCGGGACCATGCTAAGAAGGATTTTTGCATTTTCTACTTGTGTAACTCTGCAAAGCTTCCATGGGCTTTGAGCCTGTGGTTTCTCAGATTGATCATTAGGTTTTGTTTGGATGGCTGCTTTGTCCAAAAACCTGTGAAAAAAGAAGCTTCTGTTCAGAACTACAAAACCAAAGACATTGGAATTGGAATTGGAATGATATATActgtgaaaattagtaaagctaattttagaaaataaataaataaataaataataactaaataaaatgaaaggtaataaacaatcctagtttataaccttaggattttaatggttgaaaaagaaaagaattatatacctctaattgatggatggttcatattgaagagactcacctataaattgagtttttctttaattcatttcaatcaagtcatccaaagagaataacataatatttctttgagtagttttcttctatatatatagagagaagtgtgttctccttttgtcaagagagagtgttattgtagtctccttgtgagagagagaagtagtaattctcaaagaaagttattcaattgtttccatattttatacaaatttctaatttttcatctctatattttgctgtgtcatttgtctggtacctaacagtggtatcagagccaaaggttgctgattaagatttttttttccgctgcgagttaccgtctaaaaaaaaaaaatggcagcaaagtatgaaattccaaaattcagtgggagtaatttttccatatggaaattgaagataaaagccattatgagaaaagacaattgcgtgacagcaattgaaggtagacccactggaattacagatgaaaaatggaaggagatggacaacaatgctgttgcaaacttacacttggcactagctgactcagttttatcaagtgtagcagagaaaaagacagcaaaggaaatttgggatgctctcacaaaattatatgaagtcaagtcACTTCACAACAAGATATTCTTGAAGAGAAGACTTTATACTCTTCGAATGAGTGAGTCCACATCGGCAACGGATCACATCAACAATCTAAATACGCTATTTTCCCAACTCTCATCGTTGGAATATACCATAGCGGAAAATGAACGTGCAGAGCTCTTACTTCAAAGTCTACCAGATTCATATGATCAGCTAatcattaacttaactaataatgttttgactgattatctttcttttgatgacatggctgctacggttcttgaa from Arachis hypogaea cultivar Tifrunner chromosome 10, arahy.Tifrunner.gnm2.J5K5, whole genome shotgun sequence includes:
- the LOC112714392 gene encoding oil body-associated protein 2A, which codes for MASADKSAGPTPPGQSMSVGQHMLDKGAMMLQSLKPVKQFSQHVCSFAIYSHDMSRQIETHHYCSRLNQDFLQCAVYDSDDANARLLGVEYIISDRIFEDLPDEEKKLWHSHAYEVKLGLLISPRVPEMIAMPELENLAKSYGKFWCTWQADRGDRVPLGAPALMMSPQGVRPGLVRPDLVHQRDAKYHVASDSYKTSRLEIPEPEMISPFADYWKQHGKGFAIDIVDTEMILRAPFP